A window of the Zeugodacus cucurbitae isolate PBARC_wt_2022May chromosome 4, idZeuCucr1.2, whole genome shotgun sequence genome harbors these coding sequences:
- the LOC105212919 gene encoding uncharacterized protein LOC105212919 produces the protein MDESMKLINVNQSSDKCETSAGNIKTDACHTEPLHLDQNVEKAGKKRVAGAKTHVYGYMKKKVLTHLEENGCSSKNVDEVIAASKFNKTSVLEYMNQRIQMAQMNVHEECDSLSFANIESWLEVFKKWNLPELCLYEPALVINAIANNEDFPEPEQLDGVNLKSVYKFLGNALMGLPQPKLDAKSAEFLANEFNILVGEANTVNGDSETIRINNQLQSYVELPFCTQNEKSSIDPLCLGEDFKFQR, from the exons ATGGATGAAtctatgaaattaattaatgt AAACCAATCATCTGACAAGTGTGAAACTTCAGCGGGAAACATAAAAACCGACGCATG tcaTACAGAGCCACTACATTTGGACCAGAATGTCGAGAAGGCAGGGAAGAAGCGAGTGGCCGGTGCGAAGACTCATGTCTATggttatatgaagaaaaaagtGTTAACACACTTAGAGGAAAATGGTTGCAGTTCAAAGAATGTTGATGAAGTGATAGCAGcgtctaaatttaataaaacgtcTGTGCTAG AATATATGAATCAGCGTATTCAAATGGCGCAAATGAACGTCCATGAAGAGTGTGATTCTCTAAGCTTCGCCAACATCGAATCTTGGTTGGAGGTATTCAAAAAGTGGAATTTGCCAGAATTATGCCTGTATGAGCCTGCTTTAGTAATCAATGCTATTGCAAATAATGAAGACTTCCCCGAACCTGAACAGTTAGACGGCGTGAACCTCaa ATCGGTTTATAAATTTCTAGGAAATGCGTTAATGGGATTACCTCAGCCAAAGTTAGATGCAAAGAGTGCAGAGTTTTTGGCAAACGAATTCAAT ATTTTAGTCGGCGAAGCCAATACGGTAAACGGTGATAGCGAAACAATACGCATAAACAATCAATTACAGAGTTATGTGGAACTTCCGTTCTGTACACAAAACGAAAAAAGTAGCATAGATCCTCTGTGTCTCGGCgaggatttcaaatttcaacGGTGA